The following coding sequences are from one Streptomyces sp. NBC_00536 window:
- the smpB gene encoding SsrA-binding protein SmpB, whose protein sequence is MAKEKGRKLIAQNKKARHDYTIIDTYECGLVLTGTEVKSLRQGRASLVDGFVSVESGEAWLYNVHVPEYSQGTWTNHSARRKRKLLMHREEIDKLDSKTGETGNTIVPLSLYFKDGRAKVEIALAKGKKEYDKRQSLREQQDTRETNRVISAVKRKERGQL, encoded by the coding sequence ATGGCTAAGGAAAAAGGGCGCAAGCTGATCGCCCAGAACAAGAAGGCGCGGCACGACTACACGATCATCGACACCTACGAGTGCGGTCTCGTGCTCACGGGTACCGAGGTCAAGTCCCTGCGCCAGGGCCGCGCCTCGCTGGTGGACGGCTTCGTGTCGGTGGAGAGCGGCGAGGCCTGGCTCTACAACGTGCACGTGCCGGAGTACAGCCAGGGCACCTGGACCAACCACAGCGCCCGCCGCAAGCGCAAGCTCCTCATGCACCGCGAGGAGATCGACAAGCTGGACTCGAAGACCGGCGAGACGGGCAACACGATCGTGCCGCTCTCGCTGTACTTCAAGGACGGCCGGGCGAAGGTCGAGATCGCGCTCGCGAAGGGCAAGAAGGAGTACGACAAGCGCCAGTCCCTGCGGGAGCAGCAGGACACGCGCGAGACGAACCGGGTGATTTCGGCCGTGAAGCGCAAGGAGCGCGGTCAGCTGTAA
- the ftsE gene encoding cell division ATP-binding protein FtsE, which produces MIRFDSVSKYYPKQSQPALRDVSLEIVKGEFVFLVGSSGSGKSTFLRLILREERASQGQVHVLGKDLARLSNWKVPHMRRQLGTVFQDFRLLPNKTVAENVAFAQEVIGKPRGEIRKAVPQVLELVGLGGKESRMPGELSGGEQQRVAIARAFVNRPALLIADEPTGNLDPSTSVGIMKLLDRINRTGTTVIMATHDQQIVDQMRKRVIELEQGRLVRDQSRGVYGYQH; this is translated from the coding sequence GTGATCCGATTCGACAGTGTGTCCAAGTACTACCCGAAGCAGAGCCAGCCCGCACTCAGAGACGTGTCCCTGGAGATCGTCAAGGGCGAGTTCGTCTTCCTGGTCGGCTCCTCCGGCTCCGGCAAGTCCACCTTCCTGCGGTTGATACTGCGCGAGGAGCGGGCGAGCCAGGGTCAGGTGCACGTGCTGGGCAAGGACCTCGCCAGACTCTCCAACTGGAAGGTCCCGCACATGCGGCGCCAGCTGGGGACCGTCTTCCAGGACTTCCGGCTGCTCCCCAACAAGACGGTCGCGGAGAACGTGGCCTTCGCCCAGGAAGTCATCGGCAAACCGCGCGGCGAGATCCGCAAGGCCGTCCCCCAGGTCCTGGAGCTGGTCGGACTGGGCGGCAAGGAGAGCCGGATGCCCGGCGAGCTGTCCGGTGGTGAGCAGCAGCGCGTGGCCATCGCCCGGGCCTTCGTCAACCGCCCGGCGCTGCTGATCGCGGACGAGCCGACCGGCAACCTCGACCCGTCGACCTCGGTCGGCATCATGAAGCTGCTGGACCGGATCAACCGGACCGGCACCACCGTGATCATGGCGACGCACGACCAGCAGATCGTCGACCAGATGCGCAAGCGCGTCATCGAACTAGAGCAGGGCCGTCTCGTCCGCGACCAGTCGCGCGGCGTCTACGGCTACCAGCACTGA
- a CDS encoding type II toxin-antitoxin system Phd/YefM family antitoxin: MSISASEARATLFPLIERVNTDHTPVRITSKSGDAVLMAADDYDSWQETVYLLRSPENAKRLMEAVARDRAGATTVARTLDDLREMAGGEE, encoded by the coding sequence ATGTCCATAAGCGCCAGTGAAGCCAGAGCGACCCTGTTCCCACTCATCGAGCGCGTCAACACCGACCACACACCGGTGCGCATCACCTCCAAGAGCGGCGACGCCGTCCTCATGGCCGCCGACGACTACGACTCCTGGCAGGAAACCGTCTACCTGCTCCGCTCCCCGGAGAACGCGAAGCGTCTGATGGAAGCGGTCGCCCGCGACCGCGCGGGTGCGACCACGGTCGCCAGGACACTGGACGACTTGAGGGAGATGGCCGGGGGCGAGGAGTGA
- a CDS encoding S41 family peptidase, which translates to MPGRPVPSCLRPRDLRRGAAVTLALLSALGGLGAAVSAGCRTDPREGGHTAALARTKTPAPPAPSGAGKPATADRDAVARAAAEAVAEGKSGKNAAQDVVSRSGDRWGVVYDQGEYASFEDDLDGRYTGVGLWAERGQDGRIAVTRVQSDGPAARAGVRAGDRLTRVDGAPVTGSTVAQVVALLRGDAGTDVTLEVERDGADLTETVRRARVSTEAVTVRELGKGVVVIKVTSFTRGSGERVREAVRAAPAGAGVLLDLRGNPGGLVTEAVTAASAFLDGGLVATYDVRGAQRALYADRGGDTGRPLVALVDGGTMSAAELVTGALQDRGRAVTVGSHTFGKGSVQMPTELADGSVAELTVGTYRTPAGRSLDGRGISPDLTADEGVEERARTVLGGLGVGP; encoded by the coding sequence ATGCCGGGCCGCCCCGTCCCTTCCTGTCTCCGGCCCCGCGACCTGCGTCGCGGGGCCGCCGTGACGTTGGCGCTGCTCAGCGCCCTGGGCGGGCTCGGAGCCGCCGTGAGCGCCGGGTGCCGGACCGACCCGCGCGAGGGGGGACATACCGCCGCCCTCGCCCGTACGAAGACCCCCGCTCCCCCCGCGCCCTCCGGCGCCGGGAAGCCCGCGACCGCCGACCGGGACGCCGTCGCCCGGGCCGCCGCCGAGGCCGTCGCCGAGGGCAAGTCCGGCAAGAACGCCGCCCAGGACGTGGTCAGCCGCAGCGGGGACCGCTGGGGCGTGGTCTACGACCAGGGCGAATACGCCTCCTTCGAGGACGACCTCGACGGCCGCTACACCGGGGTCGGGCTCTGGGCCGAGCGCGGCCAGGACGGCCGGATCGCCGTGACCCGGGTCCAGTCCGACGGGCCCGCCGCCCGCGCCGGGGTCCGCGCCGGGGACCGGCTGACCCGCGTGGACGGGGCGCCGGTCACCGGATCCACCGTCGCCCAGGTGGTGGCCCTGCTGCGCGGGGACGCCGGGACCGACGTGACCCTGGAGGTCGAGCGCGACGGCGCGGACCTGACCGAGACGGTGCGCCGCGCCCGGGTGAGCACCGAGGCCGTGACGGTACGGGAGCTGGGCAAGGGCGTGGTGGTCATCAAGGTGACCTCCTTCACCCGGGGTTCGGGGGAGCGGGTCCGGGAGGCCGTGCGTGCGGCCCCGGCGGGCGCCGGGGTGCTGCTGGACCTGCGCGGGAACCCGGGCGGCCTGGTGACCGAGGCGGTGACGGCGGCCTCCGCCTTCCTGGACGGCGGGCTGGTGGCGACCTACGACGTACGGGGCGCCCAGCGCGCCCTGTACGCGGACCGGGGCGGGGACACCGGCCGGCCGCTGGTCGCGCTGGTCGACGGCGGCACGATGAGCGCGGCCGAGCTGGTCACGGGCGCGCTGCAGGACCGGGGGCGGGCCGTGACGGTCGGCAGCCACACCTTCGGCAAGGGTTCGGTGCAGATGCCGACCGAGCTGGCGGACGGTTCGGTGGCCGAGCTGACGGTGGGCACCTACCGTACTCCGGCGGGCCGCAGCCTGGACGGACGGGGCATCAGCCCGGACCTGACGGCCGACGAGGGCGTCGAGGAGCGGGCCCGCACGGTATTGGGTGGCCTCGGGGTGGGTCCGTAG
- a CDS encoding isopenicillin N synthase family dioxygenase has protein sequence MPSAHPSLHASLTSLPVLDLSRADDPAERDAFRDELHAAARDTGFLHLTGHGITAAETARVLDVTRAFFALPEADRLAVSNLNSPHFRGYTRIGHELTGGASDWRDQLDVGAERDALPVGPGDPAYLWLEGPNQWPAALPELRTVVLDWQSRLAAVAHRLLQELLASIGAPADFFDAAFADRPHLHTKLIRYPGSAPSGTDQGVGAHKDYGFLTLLLQDSVGGLQVRRGDGFLDVPPLPGAFVVNLGELLEIATQGYLRATDHRVVSPPGAVERYSVPFFYNPRLDSVVGTVPGDYLRSAPGLSEDAANPLHAEYGRNELKGWVRAHPAVARRWHPTLLTP, from the coding sequence ATGCCGTCCGCGCACCCTTCCCTGCACGCTTCCCTCACCTCCCTCCCCGTCCTGGACCTCTCCCGGGCCGACGACCCGGCCGAGCGGGACGCCTTCCGCGACGAGCTGCACGCCGCCGCCCGGGACACCGGATTCCTGCACCTGACCGGGCACGGGATCACCGCCGCCGAAACCGCCCGCGTTCTGGACGTGACCCGCGCCTTCTTCGCGCTCCCCGAGGCCGACCGGCTGGCCGTCAGCAACCTGAACTCCCCGCACTTCCGCGGATACACCCGGATCGGGCACGAGCTGACCGGTGGCGCCTCCGACTGGCGCGACCAGCTGGACGTGGGCGCGGAACGCGACGCGCTGCCGGTGGGGCCCGGGGACCCGGCGTACCTGTGGCTGGAGGGGCCCAACCAGTGGCCCGCGGCCCTGCCCGAGCTGCGGACCGTGGTCCTGGACTGGCAGTCCCGGCTGGCGGCGGTCGCCCACCGCCTCCTCCAGGAACTCCTCGCCTCGATCGGCGCCCCGGCCGACTTCTTCGACGCGGCCTTCGCGGACCGCCCCCACCTGCACACGAAGCTGATCCGCTACCCGGGGTCGGCCCCCTCCGGCACGGACCAGGGTGTGGGGGCGCACAAGGACTACGGCTTCCTCACGCTGCTCCTGCAGGACTCGGTGGGCGGCCTCCAGGTCCGCCGCGGGGACGGCTTCCTGGACGTCCCGCCGCTGCCGGGGGCCTTCGTGGTCAACCTCGGCGAGCTGCTGGAGATCGCGACCCAGGGGTACCTGCGGGCCACCGACCACCGGGTGGTCAGCCCGCCGGGGGCGGTGGAGCGGTACTCGGTGCCGTTCTTCTACAACCCGCGGCTGGACTCCGTCGTCGGGACGGTTCCCGGCGACTACCTCCGCTCGGCCCCGGGCCTGTCCGAGGACGCTGCGAACCCGCTGCACGCGGAGTACGGGCGCAACGAGCTGAAGGGCTGGGTCCGCGCCCACCCGGCCGTGGCCCGCCGCTGGCACCCGACCCTCCTGACCCCGTAG
- a CDS encoding MFS transporter, with translation MPTTAPATPLPLMTVTGATLVLAAAPARPATRRRPPGPYRRLFAVPGARAFTAGNLLARLPMGMFGVSAVLMIAGQRGSYALAGAVTATGLAATAVVAPFTARLTDRHGQARIALPATVIAVLGSLCLVWCVRTHAPAWTLFASYAATATTPNIGGLSRARWTHLLRDSPAARHTAMSFEQAADELCYLLGPVLAATLCSLAFPEAGTLTGAALLLAGMVLFTSRRATEPPPAGRTRHRSPLRSPGLPGLLALFLALGAVFGSMEVTSIAWLTGHGLTAAAGPVLALQAAGSCAAGLLYGTLRPRALRGCVAALAALMTLPWAAAATGSVPALAAALLLAGMATAPTMVTAMSLVQHATPAARLNEGMTLAVTAILTGIAAGSATAGTTIDHLGPTPTYALPAAAALLALLALLLATARSVRLSGTSSVR, from the coding sequence ATGCCCACCACCGCGCCCGCCACCCCCCTTCCCCTCATGACCGTCACCGGCGCCACCCTCGTCCTCGCCGCCGCGCCCGCGCGCCCGGCCACGCGCCGCCGCCCGCCGGGCCCGTACCGGCGGCTGTTCGCCGTCCCCGGCGCCCGGGCCTTCACCGCGGGGAACCTCCTCGCCCGGCTCCCCATGGGCATGTTCGGGGTCAGCGCGGTCCTGATGATCGCGGGCCAGCGCGGTTCGTACGCCCTCGCGGGCGCGGTCACCGCGACCGGCCTCGCCGCCACCGCGGTCGTCGCGCCCTTCACGGCCCGCCTCACCGACCGCCACGGCCAGGCCCGGATCGCCCTGCCCGCCACCGTGATCGCGGTCCTCGGCTCGCTCTGCCTGGTGTGGTGCGTCCGTACGCACGCCCCCGCGTGGACCCTCTTCGCCTCCTACGCCGCCACCGCGACCACCCCCAACATCGGCGGCCTCTCCCGCGCCCGCTGGACCCACCTGCTGCGCGACTCCCCCGCCGCCCGGCACACCGCGATGTCCTTCGAGCAGGCGGCCGACGAGCTGTGCTACCTGCTGGGCCCGGTCCTCGCGGCCACCCTGTGCTCGCTCGCCTTCCCGGAGGCGGGCACCCTCACCGGCGCGGCCCTGCTGCTCGCCGGGATGGTCCTCTTCACCTCCCGGCGGGCCACCGAACCGCCGCCCGCCGGGCGCACCCGGCACCGTTCGCCGCTGCGCTCGCCGGGCCTGCCGGGGCTGCTGGCCCTGTTCCTGGCCCTGGGGGCGGTCTTCGGCTCGATGGAGGTCACCTCGATCGCCTGGCTCACCGGCCACGGCCTCACCGCTGCCGCCGGTCCGGTACTGGCCCTCCAGGCGGCGGGATCCTGCGCGGCAGGCCTGCTCTACGGCACGCTGCGCCCGCGCGCCCTGAGGGGCTGCGTGGCCGCCCTGGCCGCCCTGATGACCCTGCCGTGGGCCGCGGCGGCCACCGGCTCGGTGCCCGCCCTGGCGGCGGCCCTGCTGCTGGCGGGCATGGCCACGGCCCCGACGATGGTCACCGCGATGTCCCTGGTCCAGCACGCCACCCCGGCGGCCCGCCTCAACGAGGGCATGACCCTGGCCGTCACCGCCATCCTGACGGGCATAGCCGCCGGCTCGGCCACCGCGGGCACCACCATCGACCACCTGGGCCCCACCCCGACCTACGCCCTCCCGGCCGCGGCGGCCCTCCTGGCCCTCCTGGCCCTCCTCCTCGCCACCGCGAGGTCGGTACGACTTTCCGGTACAAGTTCGGTACGCTAG
- a CDS encoding LysR family transcriptional regulator — MTARDVDPRLLRAFVTAAEELHFTRAAARLYVAQQALSRDVRRLEQILDARLFVRTTRQVELTADGERLLPHARRVLRAHEELAAAFGAAARPLLVDLNSEGPGTARQVLDRARELAPDQELMARFESGLTHSAGEIAAGRLDVSFGRFGGLPPALRSRLDHQPVRYEPLAVVLPEDHPLAARATVPVAALAGETVYAGAGNPRTLEWTDLARRLFEGRGTALAPPAPVAVGKEEFRRVMAKTGHPVLATVDFPDMPGCVRRPLTDPVPLSPLSMVWRGGFGHPGLTALRTAAAALGAVRGWLDLPDGGWLPDGDAELMRSH; from the coding sequence ATGACCGCACGAGACGTGGACCCCCGGCTGCTGCGAGCCTTCGTCACCGCCGCCGAGGAACTGCACTTCACCCGGGCCGCCGCCCGGCTCTACGTCGCCCAGCAGGCCCTCAGCCGGGACGTCCGCCGCCTCGAACAGATCCTGGACGCGCGCCTCTTCGTACGGACCACCCGGCAGGTCGAGCTGACGGCCGACGGGGAACGGCTGCTGCCGCACGCCCGCCGGGTGCTGCGCGCCCACGAGGAACTCGCCGCCGCCTTCGGCGCCGCCGCGCGGCCGCTGCTCGTCGACCTCAACTCCGAAGGCCCCGGCACCGCCCGCCAGGTCCTGGACCGGGCCCGCGAACTCGCCCCGGACCAGGAGCTGATGGCCCGTTTCGAGAGCGGACTCACGCACAGCGCGGGCGAGATCGCCGCCGGACGCCTGGACGTGTCCTTCGGCCGCTTCGGCGGACTCCCCCCGGCCCTGCGCTCCCGCCTCGACCACCAGCCCGTGCGCTACGAGCCGCTGGCCGTCGTCCTGCCCGAGGACCACCCGCTGGCCGCCCGGGCCACGGTGCCCGTCGCCGCGCTGGCCGGGGAGACCGTCTACGCGGGGGCGGGCAACCCGCGCACCCTGGAGTGGACCGACCTGGCCCGGCGCCTCTTCGAAGGCCGCGGCACGGCCCTCGCCCCGCCCGCGCCGGTCGCCGTCGGCAAGGAGGAGTTCCGGCGGGTGATGGCCAAGACGGGCCACCCGGTCCTGGCCACCGTCGATTTCCCCGACATGCCGGGCTGCGTGCGCCGGCCGCTGACCGACCCCGTGCCGCTGTCCCCGCTGTCCATGGTGTGGCGCGGCGGTTTCGGCCACCCCGGGCTGACCGCGCTGCGCACCGCCGCGGCCGCGCTGGGCGCCGTACGCGGCTGGCTCGACCTGCCGGACGGCGGCTGGCTCCCCGACGGCGACGCGGAGCTGATGCGCTCACACTGA
- the ftsX gene encoding permease-like cell division protein FtsX → MRAQFVMSEIGVGLRRNLTMTFAVIISVALSLALFGGSLLMRDQVSQMKGYWYDKVNVSIYLCNKNDAEASQGASCAKGAVTAEQKKQIETDLKKMDLVETVSYESSDEAYKHYKEQFGHTALAASITPDQMPESFRVKLKNPEKYKVITTAFAGRDGVQSVEDQRTVLDNLFRLLGYLNVAALGIMLIMLVVALLLIVNTVRVSAFSRRRETGIMRLVGASSFYIQVPFIMEAAFAGLIGAVLACGMLASGQYFVIDHGAGLRQKMELINFIGWDAVLTKLPLVLVIGLLMPSLAAFVALRKYLKV, encoded by the coding sequence ATGCGCGCCCAGTTCGTCATGTCGGAGATCGGGGTCGGTCTCCGCCGCAATCTGACCATGACCTTCGCGGTCATCATTTCCGTGGCCCTGTCACTGGCCCTCTTCGGCGGCTCCCTGCTCATGCGCGACCAGGTGAGCCAGATGAAGGGGTACTGGTACGACAAGGTCAACGTCTCGATCTACCTCTGCAACAAGAACGACGCCGAGGCCAGCCAGGGCGCCTCCTGCGCCAAGGGCGCGGTGACGGCCGAGCAGAAGAAGCAGATCGAGACCGACCTCAAGAAGATGGACCTCGTCGAGACGGTCTCGTACGAGTCCTCCGACGAGGCCTACAAGCACTACAAGGAGCAGTTCGGGCACACCGCCCTGGCCGCCTCCATCACCCCGGACCAGATGCCCGAGTCCTTCCGCGTGAAGCTGAAGAACCCGGAGAAGTACAAGGTCATCACCACCGCCTTCGCCGGGCGGGACGGGGTCCAGTCGGTGGAGGACCAGCGGACCGTGCTGGACAACCTCTTCCGGCTGCTCGGCTACCTCAACGTGGCCGCGCTCGGCATCATGCTGATCATGCTGGTGGTGGCGCTGCTGCTGATCGTCAACACGGTGCGCGTCTCGGCGTTCAGCCGTCGGCGGGAGACCGGGATCATGCGGCTGGTGGGCGCCTCCAGCTTCTACATCCAGGTGCCGTTCATCATGGAGGCCGCCTTCGCCGGCCTGATCGGCGCGGTCCTCGCCTGCGGCATGCTCGCCTCCGGCCAGTACTTCGTGATCGACCACGGCGCGGGGCTGCGCCAGAAGATGGAACTGATCAACTTCATCGGCTGGGACGCGGTCCTCACCAAGCTCCCGCTGGTCCTGGTCATCGGTCTGCTGATGCCCTCGCTCGCGGCCTTCGTGGCGCTGCGCAAGTACCTGAAGGTGTGA
- a CDS encoding serine/threonine-protein kinase, which produces MARKIGSRYTAHQILGRGSAGTVWLGEGPEGPVAVKLLREDLASDQELVGRFVQERSALLGLEHPHVVSVRDLVVDGNDLALVMDLVRGTDLRTRLDRERRLAPEAAVAIVADVADALAAAHAAGVVHRDVKPENVLLDMQGPIGPGGAHPALLTDFGVAKLIDSPRRAGPPPGGSRATAPTTRIIGTPDYLAPEIVEGLPPRAAVDIYALATVLYELLAGFTPFGGGHPGAVLRRHVTETVVPLPGIPDELWQLMVQCLAKAPASRLRASELSARLRDLLPLLSGMPPLDVDEPDDLEAEAEEAEEAPAAADPVRRRGVVPLVPGSATDSNRDTHTSMRVPGPDELAGGALGTARVPRPAGGHRPGAARHRADTVRKRRLMLSAAGAVLVVAVSVGGWLAASDDPPPAPDSKQSVPARP; this is translated from the coding sequence GTGGCACGGAAGATCGGCAGCCGGTACACCGCGCACCAGATCCTTGGGCGCGGCAGCGCGGGCACGGTATGGCTCGGTGAGGGGCCCGAGGGCCCCGTCGCCGTCAAGCTGCTCCGTGAGGACCTCGCGTCCGACCAGGAGCTGGTGGGACGGTTCGTCCAGGAGCGCAGCGCGCTGCTCGGCCTGGAACATCCGCACGTCGTCTCGGTCCGCGACCTCGTCGTGGACGGCAACGACCTCGCACTCGTCATGGACCTGGTCCGCGGCACGGACCTGCGGACCCGGCTCGACCGCGAACGGCGGCTCGCCCCCGAGGCGGCCGTCGCGATCGTCGCCGACGTCGCCGACGCGCTCGCCGCCGCGCACGCGGCCGGGGTGGTGCACCGCGACGTCAAGCCCGAGAACGTCCTGCTCGACATGCAGGGCCCCATCGGCCCCGGCGGCGCGCACCCGGCGCTGCTCACCGACTTCGGCGTCGCCAAGCTGATCGACTCGCCGCGCAGGGCCGGACCGCCGCCGGGCGGCAGCCGGGCCACCGCGCCGACCACCCGGATCATCGGCACGCCCGACTACCTCGCCCCCGAGATCGTCGAGGGCCTGCCGCCGCGCGCCGCCGTCGACATATACGCGCTCGCGACCGTCCTCTACGAGCTGCTCGCCGGGTTCACGCCCTTCGGGGGCGGACACCCCGGGGCGGTGCTGCGGCGGCACGTCACCGAGACGGTGGTGCCGCTGCCCGGGATCCCCGACGAGCTGTGGCAGCTCATGGTCCAGTGCCTCGCCAAGGCCCCCGCCTCGCGGCTGCGGGCCTCCGAGCTGTCCGCCCGGCTGCGGGACCTGCTGCCGCTGCTGAGCGGGATGCCGCCGCTGGACGTCGACGAACCGGACGACCTCGAAGCGGAGGCCGAGGAGGCGGAGGAGGCTCCGGCCGCCGCCGATCCCGTACGGCGGCGGGGCGTGGTCCCGCTCGTCCCCGGCTCGGCGACCGACTCGAACCGGGACACGCACACCTCGATGCGGGTGCCGGGGCCGGACGAGCTGGCCGGGGGTGCGCTGGGGACGGCCCGCGTGCCCCGTCCCGCCGGGGGGCACCGGCCCGGGGCCGCGCGGCACCGGGCGGACACGGTGCGCAAGCGGCGGCTGATGCTTTCCGCCGCGGGCGCCGTGCTGGTCGTGGCCGTCTCCGTCGGTGGCTGGCTGGCCGCCTCCGACGACCCGCCCCCCGCCCCCGACAGCAAACAGTCCGTCCCGGCCCGCCCTTAG
- the prfB gene encoding peptide chain release factor 2 codes for MAVVDVSEELKSLSSTMGSIEAVLDLDKLRADIAVLEEQAAAPSLWDDPEAAQKITSKLSHLQAEVRKTENLRGRIDDLEVLFDLAQEMDDADTLAEAETELVSVRKALAEMEVRTLLSGEYAEREALVNIRAEAGGVDASDFAERLQRMYLRWAERHGYPTEVYETSYAEEAGIKSTTFVVKAPYAYGTLSVEQGTHRLVRISPFDNQGRRQTSFAGVEVLPVVETSDHVEIDEAELRVDVYRASGPGGQGVNTTDSAVRITHLPTGIVVSCQNERSQIQNKASAMNVLQAKLLERRRQEEKDKMDALKDGGSSWGNQMRSYVLHPYQMVKDLRTEFEVGNPQAVLDGEIDGFLEAGIRWRKQQEQAS; via the coding sequence GTGGCAGTCGTCGATGTTTCCGAAGAGCTGAAGTCCCTCTCCTCGACCATGGGGTCGATCGAGGCCGTCCTGGACCTCGACAAGTTGAGGGCCGACATTGCCGTGCTTGAAGAGCAGGCCGCGGCGCCGTCCCTGTGGGACGACCCGGAGGCCGCCCAGAAGATCACGAGCAAGCTTTCCCACCTCCAGGCCGAGGTCCGCAAGACCGAGAACCTGCGCGGCCGGATCGACGACCTCGAAGTCCTCTTCGATCTCGCGCAGGAGATGGACGACGCGGACACCCTCGCGGAGGCCGAGACCGAGCTGGTCTCCGTCCGCAAGGCGCTGGCCGAGATGGAAGTCCGTACCCTCCTGTCCGGCGAGTACGCCGAGCGCGAGGCCCTGGTCAACATCCGGGCCGAGGCCGGCGGCGTGGACGCCTCCGACTTCGCCGAGCGCCTCCAGCGGATGTACCTGCGCTGGGCCGAGAGGCACGGCTACCCGACCGAGGTCTACGAAACCTCGTACGCCGAAGAGGCCGGCATCAAGTCGACCACCTTCGTCGTCAAGGCCCCGTACGCCTACGGCACCCTCTCGGTCGAGCAGGGCACGCACCGCCTCGTCCGGATCTCGCCCTTCGACAACCAGGGCCGCCGCCAGACCTCCTTCGCGGGCGTCGAGGTGCTGCCGGTCGTCGAGACCAGCGACCACGTCGAGATCGACGAGGCCGAGCTGCGCGTGGACGTCTACCGCGCCTCGGGCCCCGGCGGCCAGGGCGTCAACACGACCGACTCGGCCGTGCGCATCACGCACCTCCCGACCGGCATCGTCGTCTCCTGCCAGAACGAGCGCTCGCAGATCCAGAACAAGGCCAGCGCGATGAACGTGCTCCAGGCCAAGCTGCTGGAGCGCCGCCGCCAGGAGGAGAAGGACAAGATGGACGCCCTCAAGGACGGCGGAAGCTCCTGGGGCAACCAGATGCGCTCCTACGTCCTGCACCCGTACCAGATGGTCAAGGACCTGCGGACGGAGTTCGAGGTCGGCAACCCGCAGGCGGTCCTCGACGGCGAGATCGACGGCTTCCTGGAGGCCGGGATCCGCTGGCGCAAGCAGCAGGAGCAGGCTTCCTAA
- a CDS encoding Txe/YoeB family addiction module toxin has product MRSVHFDPAAWDDFLFWLASDRKMARRITRLIGEIQRDPFGGIGKPEPLKGELSGYWSRRIDDEHRLVYRADEKEVKILKARYHY; this is encoded by the coding sequence GTGAGGAGCGTCCACTTCGACCCTGCGGCCTGGGACGACTTCCTCTTCTGGCTCGCCTCGGACCGAAAGATGGCCCGCCGGATCACCCGCCTGATCGGCGAGATCCAGCGCGACCCGTTCGGCGGGATCGGCAAGCCAGAGCCCCTCAAGGGTGAACTCTCGGGCTACTGGTCCCGCCGGATCGATGACGAACACCGGCTCGTCTACCGCGCGGACGAGAAGGAAGTGAAGATCCTCAAGGCCCGCTATCACTACTGA